The DNA region AGTAGTGTCTGCTGGGAAGAAAATGTTCACATCATctttctttcaaaaaatacattctCCCTGATCTGCTACTCAAAGCTGAtgtgaatttttttcttcaatatgtACATTATTAAACTTATGCCTCCAATTTTCATATGTCCTCAATGGGTAGGCAAGCTGAAGAAATATTGAGGCAAAACATTTCATTAGTAGTCGCAGTTGAACAGAAGTTTGTTCACCTTGTATAAGCAGCTACACTTTACCTTTATacgttatcaaattaaataacgaaTCGACAACCGGGATGAGTTGTGATCTGCGttccattttgtttttaaattaaatttaaaattacaaataaaatattatattttcagaattGTATTATTGATATCTGTATTGTTACTTATtggtatgtttatttatttatttttttttttcaaaaaagttgTTAATAATAGAGGAGGGGATATCACCACATCTTACCAAGAGGGAGGGAGAtccaaatttaagaaaaactgaacagatgtatttataaatacacacaTGTAACAGAACAACAGCTCCGATGTGTAACATACTTAAGTCACGGTAGTTTGAAAGGTTCCACAGGTTGTCGGTTTTCCGCATCGCATCAAAGGAACTGTTGCACTATTTTGCAAATACCAAAATGTTCACGTCGGTTGTACGCAACCAGACTAGTTTCCAGAAAAGTGCGATACAGTGCTGTCGTTGTGAGTATACGGGACATTTGTAACAAAGCGATGCTGCGTTGCGGTATTCTGTTATATTCGttgatttatttggaatatattttaattggggTATGCTATTATGCACACATGCCAACGACTATCGTTGCGCGTCCTCTGGTGTGTTATCAGTCTTCCGGTCATTGAAACCTTTGGTTAGTTAACGGGAGTGAATTTACTTGATATTTAAGCTGATGCACGAATTGCCCGTATCTAGCAGGGACGTCTGAAATGAAGAATTATATTTCTGAGAAAGATCAGGTGTGCGGTCGGCCAGTTCGTACCGATTTGTGCAGTACGCCGAATCCCATATTTCACTGTGCGATCCGTGAATCATACCTAGACTCCACGATTGCCCCACGATTGACATTTCCTCTTTatataacataacataacataacagAAAACTATGACAATCTGTATGTGAAAATTTGATtacaataagaaatatttaccacaattaatttttaaaccgaCACTAATAACACAAATGTCAGAGGAAATGCTATTACATGTAACAGACATTAAAATGTTACCTCGTACTCTTTGGCACACCCAAATGAATTGCCAATTTACTAGGGTTTAATTTCTTCTAAGAATTCTGCTtacgaataattaaaaattcaactcAGTGTAACAGCCAATTTGATCAATAGTATACAGATCCACTCTGCAAATTTACATACTCGAACTCGGCTACACCTTTCGGCATGCTGCGAATGAGTCTTTTCAACAATATCCCACATATATCGTATTCCATCTAGAATGTTTTCGATGTGTCCCTTCAATAAAgctaaaattgtattgtaacGCACTGAAATTATGTTGGTAGTTCTCGCAGATTTTCTATGCGCAGGCGCATTACCATCAAGAAATTAATGCACTTTTACTGAATGAATATTTACCCCAAGattcaaaacaatttacatGGTCTCCCGTAATATGCACATGCGTAAGAACTAAAAAAGTAAAGAATCATTATTTCCAGTCGAAAGCAACACCGGTTATTTACGGTCGGACATTTGTGTTGGCAACAGTGACTCTCATGTTTTGACGTATGGTTGAATGTTTGACATCTGTACCATCATTTTAAGGGAAAATGAAAACATTCGTCCAAAGGCAGTTTTAACAGGTAATACTTCATGCTTCCCACAACTGCGGATTACTAATCAGCCGTAATTATGTAGTTTCGTGTGGCTATGGATCGCAAGTTGAATCACAGCGGTTATTTGGTGTTAAACGAAGAAGGAGCAGTTCTGTCATCGTCTGGAGATCTGGAGAATGACGAGCGCACCGCCAACGTCATTATGGGGTTGGTGAATCTAACATCTCAGGTTGATTCCAGTGCTTTTCCTCCTGAAGAGggtttcaaaaaattgtcCTTGGTTTACGACGACCATTGTTACATCGTCTGTTTGTCCAACAAAAAGATACACATTGTCAAGAAGAGCTTGGAGAGTCCTGAACCAGTCACATTGTCTGCTTAGGACGGTAGATAtggatattattttgtattttactaaaatgaaGTATATgcagatttttattttgtgtgggggtatattattttctttgtatcagttgtatattttgtttaatgagATTGAATAAATAGCTTTTTCgagttttcatttttaaaagagaTTGCAGATTTTACAGGTAGGGCAGAAAAGATAAGACTGTTGGATATattgaaaatcaaaatatttgtattgttggaaaataatgttatatagTTGTCACGTTACAACATGTATATGTTtagtaagtttaaataaacattagatAAAATCAATGATGTTTTGTAGAATACAATgtgtcatttttttattttacaggcTTGGCAAAAAAGGTGGGACCATGTATAAATTAGTTGAAACAGTAATATCGGTTAGTTAAGAGTCAACAgcatcttaaattaaaatcgacAAGTTcgttaaaaacatcaaatacACCTGATACTGTTTAATTTCAGTAACTAAGTATggaatttttcttatatttaatatataaagattgTTTTGGTTTAGTTATTTTCTTTGTGAAACTATTCCTCATTTTTTATgtcatgttaatttaatacaaatattaagatcttaattctgaattatttttaatatttatttgttttgtaacaACAGTATTGTCACATAGTTTAAGATGGagaatatattgtattatacaaAAGTAAAATACATCCCAGTTTGTATTATTTGTGGGAATGTAATTCTAGCCTGGTACAACCTTTTGAGTTGGTTTGAAGGTTTATTGAAGTCCTAATTTTAGGATTgataatataatgtataatgaaaaataataatacaacaaacctgtattataacaataaatgatatctccgattttatataatttaaaatcatgttGATTTAGatcaatttagatatttaattaaataaacatttagaaatatgtaaatatatttttaaataaattcatgtactatatttatgatttttaacattgaaataattaagcaCGTtagaattatgaattaaattttaacttaattgtgtatatttttactgaCGATAATTTTGTAAGTTAATATGGGAACTAATTTTGAAGTACCTATTACTGGTTTGTTTGACTGACAAAACAGtaagaataattgaaatttacatattttattgtactctttatttatttgaccTTTTGGGAATGTAATCATAGGttgatacaattttattattaagtttaaatattcacaacaaatgttaattttagggaacactttaaatttatatgaagatatttttgataaaattttatatttaaaatttattactttttacagtTACTcaataagttataaataataattttattattttttatacttcaaCCTTGCTATATCTgtgtatgtttaaataaatttattagataaattcttgttcagtttattttgttgtttaatttattgggttttattggacataattggttattttattactaataattttaacttgatattattaaaaaattagtggaaaacaaattttgaagtaATAAAACTTGGCTGGCTGTTtggttaacaaaaataatgtattgaaaaaatttaaatgtgaggtcgtttattatgaaattgattatttatttgactcAAATGGACTTGCTGccgtttttcattttaattgctgtttttatattattattcgatTTCCTAAGATGaagaagataataaaataaatgtaatgtcacaaaattatgaaagttttaatatattcataactGTCAGTCTACaatcgaaaaataaaaaagaaaaattaacatattttgttgtagattaaaagtttaattttttaaaagttgttacaaaaatttgGAACATTTGAACTACTGTTTTCCACTTCGTGATTCTCGCATTGACAGTTGTGACATTTGCGCGTTGAGATCTTCTCTTGTATCAGTTTTACTTTGAGATTTGGCGAAATGGCTGCAATCGTAAATCACGCATTCCGCAGATACGTGCAAACTACTGCCGCCAAGGCAGCGGGCAACGTTAGGGTTGTCGGTCCTTCTGCTGTTTCCGGTGGCCACGAAGGTAAGAATGATTTGTCTCTCTTTTTAggttatattattacataattaacaatttgaagGTGGCTACAAAATCTGGAAGAAATTGACCTTCTTGGTGGCTTTCCCATCCATCGCTTTATGCGGAGTTAATGTCTGGTTAGCCCACCAAGCCCATGGTCATGAACAGGCTCCCTTCATCAAATATGATTATCTGAGAACCCGTACCAAGCGTTTCCCATGGGGCGACGGCAACAAATCCCTCTTCCACAACCCCCACACTAATGCTTTGCCTGACGGTTATGaacactaaataattaattgtatttaatagtATGAATATAGTGTAAACACatcttattataataaattacataacttTTAAACTAAACGACTTTTTTGTTACATAGTGTTAAGTTATATAAGGATATGTTGGATTAAGGTAGGTTATTTGGTAGAGCTTTTGGTTGTGAGGAGGCAAGCAGTTTCAATGAATTAGCCATGAAGGATTTTCTTAACATCGAATCTACTTGGAATCTGACAAAgaaatgtagaaaattaattgtttttatagtaTTGCATAATGTGTTTCAATATGAATGTATAGTATACAATTTTCCTACACACACAAGCTCTTCTGTTCAAAATAAGAtttcttgtaattttgttttacttgaGGCAATTATTGTTGTTCCTTATGTATTTGTTACACATGTTACTTTGCATATTTCTcgctcatatttttataattgaattttataaaagcttAAAAGTTGTCCCTgggtaaataaatacatttatttttaatgtatatttttcataaatcataaaataataaaaatttggtatattggTAATATTGCCACGATATTCCAAAAATACGTATTCTAAAattctcaaataaaattaagtctagactaattttataaattacatgattttgtgattttgcaggttcacatttaaaatatttaaaatacaacaatcCTACTATGTAGTGATTGCTACGAACCTCTTTATTTTTCCCttctcttaggccatgatcttcggatcggtgcccggagtgaggtttttagtcggttagtCCGGCACtgcgtcttgtagatttccccctctttgttccaataaaaaaaaaataaacctaaAATACTCTACAACTTTTTGCTCCAAATTCgacttatatatattaaactgtttcaaaaaaatcgacaaatttgtttttttcttatttatatcgaaaatcttgttggaaatggtaaaaaatcgtaaattttaatttcctgtttaaataagacgggaacggtgttctcttggattttgaaattttttaactttcgttagagataatatttcaaaatgaccaaaacagatttttatagaaaatttaacgctttacaaaaaatgtctcttacagttttttgatatattcattttttcaaaagttatttaacatcaaAGTTGGaccgatttaaaattttgacatttttctcattttctgacgcaaccatcaactttataggaaaattttatatgacattttttgtagagaattcaatttgctataatttatctccgaaaaagttttagatattttttacagatcataagttacctgctgaaaactaaaaattttattaaataaatgttattttactgcttaaaattaagcatttaatttaaataaataaatttttactaaaaaaattgattgtttattataatcaaagtagtatatatcgttacactaacagacttttactacaatttggcaatttgacaatgaagagcaattacaatactatatataaatCATGACCAATgatcacataataatttattatcccaaTTGCTTACAACTAAAAAGTatgactatattttaaaatatctataataaataataaaaagcattTAGTTAATGAATTCTCAAACAAGCGAAATAAtatacaacatattttatacaagttacataatatataacactgatattttcaaatagtttaatGGAAAAGTAATGTTGTATATCAGGGGTGGCCAGCTCCTTGATAGTCCGAGCCATTTTccataatttgaaatgtttcgcgtattatgcaaaaaatgtattaaaaaaatttgtttactaaaattacacttattgaaaagtacaaaatatgtgtattgaattaaaatattaaaaattaaacatttattttacttctcttgATAATTCTGGAATGAAAAGGGAACGGGGGTACATTTATCGAGAGCCACAAATAATCCTCCAAAGAGCCTCAGGTTGGCCACCTCtgctatatattaataaaatcataaatatcttagtttatgtcaataggattaattttaattcataacatgatgagagaaaaataaagaatttttttttctaattttatacatttttattagtttttataaatagggctattttatttaatttatgactacctgtgataataatttacaaaaactaagtttctttaatttagtcAATCTCTAATTTTCTTAAGAAGTGTTTCCAAAATATGGGTTTTACGGCCTACATTTTTTTGGGGTTCTGGGCGGGGCTTAGCGAGAGAGGGTCGCAAAGGATTTTGTTTGGAaagtggtaatgccattctgcagccgactgtacaatacattttgtaaagtttgtttttgtcatttgtattttttaatgatattaaactgtccaaatattttgtcaaCCAATCCTCAATGAAGATTTGTAGACAATCGACTGAAAGCCGTTTACTTTACTCTTTATCAGTTCATTTCTCTTCGCAGCTACAAACACTACTTTTTGTGAAAAGAAGCACGAATggagtatttttatttgcatGGTTTACAATTACAGGTTCTACCTCGATGTAGAGGAGTAGATGTAAGTCAACTTCTACCTAGGAACCCAAATTATGATACACTCAAAGCACAATACAGTATGTAATATACTGTAGATTATTATTAGCTTATAAATGGACATAGGTTTGGTTGGGCGAAATGTAATACCGGATGAGTAAATGCCGaatgtttttaacaatttctttgGAAATGTGGTTTCTAACATATACGATAAAATACCAGCTGCTGAAGCAGATCCCATATATGCCATGAGTACCAAAAATATCACGGAAGTTTTCAGATTTAGAGAGGTTACATTTGTTGAGGTAAAAGTCACAATAGACACGTTAAAAAATAGCAATGCTCAAGATATTTATGGACTAAATATTGAAGtcattaaatctattaaaaatcacATAGTTACTCCTCTTACCAAGTTAATTAACCATTGCACTAGAGATAGACCAGACTGTGTAAAATCAGCGTTGGTAATTCCAGTGCACAAAAAAGGTGATCAccatgataataataattacaggcCCATTTCTATTTTACCCATTTTTTCAAAGATCTTCGAAAAACTTTTGCTGGgagaaattttgaatttcctTGAtagaaataatgttttttgctCAAATCAGTTCGGATCAGGGGTTGTCAACATCTGAtgcaatatttaatgttgttgCTAATGTTATTGAGGCCATTACTatggtttatttttgtctGTCCAAAGAATTCGTTGCAACAATGAAACGTCTAATGAAGTAAGGATATCCATTGGAGTTCCTCAGGGATCGCTCCTTGGACCGCtactatttttgatttttaataacgaACTCCCTACATTCTTAAATGAGTTGGACGTTACTCTGTTCGCGGATGATACCTCTTCGGGATTAGAATCATCATCACTGATGTGGTAAGTTCTAGTCAGTAACATTTAAATCACGCTAAGCGTTGGTTTAATATGAACAAACTGTATTTAACCGAGAAACTGACCCAAGTCTCTGTTCATAACACAATTCTGGGTGTTACACTGTTTTGGGATAAATATGTGGAATCGGATCCAGGTAAACATTGTAGGAACATATACCTGCTGAGATATTTGGTCCTCTTGTTGTCTCAGTTGGTTTTGAGGTCTGCCTGTTATTCACTAGTCAATTCTCATCTCGGATACGTGGTTCTTTCTAGGGGACACTCATCGGGAACGTCCAGGTTGTTGGACTCCAGCGATGTGCGGTGAGAGTGTTGGACGGGCTTGCTTATGGGGAAGATTGCAAACATTGTTGTTAAGGattatttgttgaataagTGTTTTTActcaatattggaatatttttgtaataattttaatgattcgaTAGAAACCTAGCTTTaagataattagttttatacatTGTAATCTGAATTTTAACTGCACACAACTGTTTTACGTCTGTAAACTGTTTGGATCTGatactaataaattacttaattatttaaattcacccAATGGGATGAATTCTA from Aethina tumida isolate Nest 87 chromosome 1, icAetTumi1.1, whole genome shotgun sequence includes:
- the LOC109604913 gene encoding ragulator complex protein LAMTOR4 homolog — protein: MDRKLNHSGYLVLNEEGAVLSSSGDLENDERTANVIMGLVNLTSQVDSSAFPPEEGFKKLSLVYDDHCYIVCLSNKKIHIVKKSLESPEPVTLSA
- the LOC109604915 gene encoding cytochrome c oxidase subunit 6A, mitochondrial-like, giving the protein MAAIVNHAFRRYVQTTAAKAAGNVRVVGPSAVSGGHEGGYKIWKKLTFLVAFPSIALCGVNVWLAHQAHGHEQAPFIKYDYLRTRTKRFPWGDGNKSLFHNPHTNALPDGYEH